A window of the Trichoplusia ni isolate ovarian cell line Hi5 chromosome 4, tn1, whole genome shotgun sequence genome harbors these coding sequences:
- the LOC113493164 gene encoding ras GTPase-activating protein-binding protein 2 encodes MVMEASPSPQSVGREFVRQYYTLLNKAPAHLHRFYNNYSSFVHGGLDAPNRETLPVVGQKQIHNRIQQLNFRDCHAKISQVDAQATLGNGVVVQVTGELSNGGAPMRRFTQTFVLAAQSPKKYYVHNDIFRYQDIVFSDEEGSGSGRSEGEEEEAGGAGAAGAYFPPPPPASAFPPASFPAPPAPPQAAPLAPLAPLAPLAPHVNGHPQPHDHLVAALQGQCLPATHYLIPSTKRGVICARVLHVCAALAGEEAESASPPPPGEPEPAPAPEREPELEHEPEPEHEPPQHPPHPPDHALHAPHAPHAPHAPHAQPPPAEGGRRYSDAQQLFLGNLPHCATEEELRALFGRFGPVAELRVHSKPAAPGAPRHPNYGFITYETSQAAHDCLNAAPLYFPADNADGVKLNVEEKKTRGREPPRRRPLSGHRQAFAPRPAYRR; translated from the exons ATGGTAATGGAGGCGTCCCCGTCCCCGCAGAGCGTCGGTCGCGAGTTTGTGCGCCAGTACTACACGCTCCTGAACAAGGCGCCCGCCCACCTGCACAG atTCTACAACAACTACTCGTCGTTCGTGCATGGCGGGCTCGACGCGCCTAACCGTGAGACCCTGCCCGTCGTCGGTCAGAAGCAGATCCACAACCGCATACAGCAGCTCAACTTCCGCGACTGCCATGCCAAGATCAGCCAG GTGGACGCGCAAGCGACGCTGGGCAACGGAGTAGTCGTGCAGGTGACAGGCGAGCTGTCCAACGGCGGCGCGCCCATGCGGCGGTTCACGCAGACCTTCGTGCTGGCCGCGCAGTCGCCCAAGAAGTACTACGTGCATAACGACATCTTCCGCTACCAG GACATCGTGTTCTCGGACGAGGAGGGCTCGGGCTCGGGGCGCTCGGAGGGCGAGGAGGAGGAGGctggcggcgcgggcgcggcgggcgcgtacttcccgccgccgccgcccgcgtccGCCTTCCCGCCCGCCAGCTtccccgcgccgcccgcgccgccgcagGCCGCGCCGCTGGCCCCGCTGGCGCCGCTGGCCCCGCTGGCGCCGCACGTCAACGGCCACCCGCAGCCGCACGACCACCTCGTGGCCGCGCTGCAGGGTCAGTGTCTGCCCGCTACACATTACCTAATCCCCAGCacaaagaggggtgttatatgTGCGAGGGTTCttcatgttt gcgcggcgctggcgggcGAGGAGGCGGAGAGcgcgtcgccgccgccgccgggcgagcccgagcccgcgcccgcgcccgagcGCGAGCCCGAGCTCGAGCACGAGCCCGAGCCCGAGCACGAGCCGCCGCAGCACCCGCCGCATCCGC CAGAT cacgcgctgcacgcgccgcacgcgccgcacgccccgcacgcgccgcacgcgcagCCGCCGCCAG CGGAGGGCGGGCGGCGCTACTCGGACGCGCAGCAGCTGTTCCTGGGCAACCTGCCGCACTGCGCCACGGAGGAGGAGCTGCGCGCGCTGTTCGGGCGCTTCGGGCCCGTGGCCGAGCTGCGCGTGCACAGCAAgcccgccgcgcccggcgcGCCGCGACACCCCAACTACGGGTTCATCACCTACGAGACCTCGCAGGCCGCGCACGACTGCCTCAACGCTGCC CCGCTGTACTTCCCGGCCGACAACGCGGACGGCGTGAAGCTGAACGTGGAGGAGAAGAAGACGCGCGGGCGCGAGCCCCCGCGGCGGCGCCCGCTGTCGGGCCACCGCCAGGCCTTCGCGCCGCGGCCCGCCTACCGCCGCTAG
- the LOC113493348 gene encoding RNA-binding protein squid isoform X4 has translation MANNDNFAQDVTDNQLNGNAENGGGDTQEHNSAEAPGRDDDRKLFVGGLSWETTDKELREHFSAYGEIESINVKTDPNTGRSRGFAFIVFKAPDSIDKVMAAGEHTINNKKVDPKKAKARHGKIFVGGLSSEISDDEIKNFFSNFGTIIEVEMPFDKTKNQRKGFCFITFESEQVVNELLKTPKQTIGGKEVDVKRATPKPEGPGGMGGRGGRGGRGLRGGRGRGGYGGQGAWGNGGYGGYGYGQGGYGGGYDGYGYGGYGYDSYGGYGGYDYSGYPNYAGYQGGKQRGGGGGGRANQRHQPY, from the exons ATGGCCAATAACGACAACTTTGCACAAGACGTTACTGATAATCAGCTAAATGGAAATGCAGAGAATGGTGGCGGCGATACGCAAGAACATAACAGTGCCGAAGCCCCTGGACGCGATGATGACAG AAAACTTTTTGTTGGAGGCCTGAGCTGGGAGACAACAGAta AGGAATTAAGAGAACACTTCAGTGCTTATGGTGAGATTGAAAGCATCAATGTGAAGACTGATCCAAACACGGGTCGCTCCCGAGGATTTGCCTTCATAGTATTCAAGGCACCTGACTCCATTGACAAAGTTATGGCTGCGGGAGAACACACAATTAACAACAAGAAAGTGGACCCCAAAAAAGCTAAGGCACGACATGGCAAAATATTTGTTGGTGGGCTCagcagtgaaatatcagatgaTGAAATCAAGAATTTCTTCAGTAATTTTGGAACT ATCATCGAAGTCGAAATGCCTTTTGACAAGACAAAGAACCAAAGGAAGGGATTCTGTTTCATTACATTCGAATCTGAGCAGGTCGTCAATGAACTGCTGAAGACCCCTAAGCAGACCATCGGAGGGAAAGAG GTGGACGTGAAGCGCGCGACGCCGAAGCCGGAGGGGCCCGGCGGCATgggggggcgcggcgggcgcggcggccgcggcctgcggggcgggcgcggccgcggcGGCTACGGCGGCCAGGGCGCCTGGGGCAACGGCGGCTACGGCGGCTATGGCTACGGACAGGGCGGCTACGGCGGCGGATACGACGGATACGGCTACGGTGGCTACGGATACGACAGCTACGGGGGCTACGGCGGTTACGATTACTCCGGATATCCCAATTACG CCGGGTACCAAGGCGGCaagcagcgcggcggcggcggcggcggtcgcGCCAACCAGAGGCACCAGCCCTATTAA
- the LOC113493348 gene encoding RNA-binding protein squid isoform X2 yields MANNDNFAQDVTDNQLNGNAENGGGDTQEHNSAEAPGRDDDRKLFVGGLSWETTDKELREHFSAYGEIESINVKTDPNTGRSRGFAFIVFKAPDSIDKVMAAGEHTINNKKVDPKKAKARHGKIFVGGLSSEISDDEIKNFFSNFGTIIEVEMPFDKTKNQRKGFCFITFESEQVVNELLKTPKQTIGGKEVDVKRATPKPEGPGGMGGRGGRGGRGLRGGRGRGGYGGQGAWGNGGYGGYGYGQGGYGGGYDGYGYGGYGYDSYGGYGGYDYSGYPNYDYGGYGAYEGGYGARAAPRGKAGYQGGKQRGGGGGGRANQRHQPY; encoded by the exons ATGGCCAATAACGACAACTTTGCACAAGACGTTACTGATAATCAGCTAAATGGAAATGCAGAGAATGGTGGCGGCGATACGCAAGAACATAACAGTGCCGAAGCCCCTGGACGCGATGATGACAG AAAACTTTTTGTTGGAGGCCTGAGCTGGGAGACAACAGAta AGGAATTAAGAGAACACTTCAGTGCTTATGGTGAGATTGAAAGCATCAATGTGAAGACTGATCCAAACACGGGTCGCTCCCGAGGATTTGCCTTCATAGTATTCAAGGCACCTGACTCCATTGACAAAGTTATGGCTGCGGGAGAACACACAATTAACAACAAGAAAGTGGACCCCAAAAAAGCTAAGGCACGACATGGCAAAATATTTGTTGGTGGGCTCagcagtgaaatatcagatgaTGAAATCAAGAATTTCTTCAGTAATTTTGGAACT ATCATCGAAGTCGAAATGCCTTTTGACAAGACAAAGAACCAAAGGAAGGGATTCTGTTTCATTACATTCGAATCTGAGCAGGTCGTCAATGAACTGCTGAAGACCCCTAAGCAGACCATCGGAGGGAAAGAG GTGGACGTGAAGCGCGCGACGCCGAAGCCGGAGGGGCCCGGCGGCATgggggggcgcggcgggcgcggcggccgcggcctgcggggcgggcgcggccgcggcGGCTACGGCGGCCAGGGCGCCTGGGGCAACGGCGGCTACGGCGGCTATGGCTACGGACAGGGCGGCTACGGCGGCGGATACGACGGATACGGCTACGGTGGCTACGGATACGACAGCTACGGGGGCTACGGCGGTTACGATTACTCCGGATATCCCAATTACG ACTACGGCGGCTACGGCGCGTACGAGGGCGGGTACGGCGCGCGCGCTGCTCCGCGCGGCAAAG CCGGGTACCAAGGCGGCaagcagcgcggcggcggcggcggcggtcgcGCCAACCAGAGGCACCAGCCCTATTAA
- the LOC113493348 gene encoding RNA-binding protein squid isoform X3, producing the protein MANNDNFAQDVTDNQLNGNAENGGGDTQEHNSAEAPGRDDDRKLFVGGLSWETTDKELREHFSAYGEIESINVKTDPNTGRSRGFAFIVFKAPDSIDKVMAAGEHTINNKKVDPKKAKARHGKIFVGGLSSEISDDEIKNFFSNFGTIIEVEMPFDKTKNQRKGFCFITFESEQVVNELLKTPKQTIGGKEVDVKRATPKPEGPGGMGGRGGRGGRGLRGGRGRGGYGGQGAWGNGGYGGYGYGQGGYGGGYDGYGYGGYGYDSYGGYGGYDYSGYPNYGDVTAGYQGGKQRGGGGGGRANQRHQPY; encoded by the exons ATGGCCAATAACGACAACTTTGCACAAGACGTTACTGATAATCAGCTAAATGGAAATGCAGAGAATGGTGGCGGCGATACGCAAGAACATAACAGTGCCGAAGCCCCTGGACGCGATGATGACAG AAAACTTTTTGTTGGAGGCCTGAGCTGGGAGACAACAGAta AGGAATTAAGAGAACACTTCAGTGCTTATGGTGAGATTGAAAGCATCAATGTGAAGACTGATCCAAACACGGGTCGCTCCCGAGGATTTGCCTTCATAGTATTCAAGGCACCTGACTCCATTGACAAAGTTATGGCTGCGGGAGAACACACAATTAACAACAAGAAAGTGGACCCCAAAAAAGCTAAGGCACGACATGGCAAAATATTTGTTGGTGGGCTCagcagtgaaatatcagatgaTGAAATCAAGAATTTCTTCAGTAATTTTGGAACT ATCATCGAAGTCGAAATGCCTTTTGACAAGACAAAGAACCAAAGGAAGGGATTCTGTTTCATTACATTCGAATCTGAGCAGGTCGTCAATGAACTGCTGAAGACCCCTAAGCAGACCATCGGAGGGAAAGAG GTGGACGTGAAGCGCGCGACGCCGAAGCCGGAGGGGCCCGGCGGCATgggggggcgcggcgggcgcggcggccgcggcctgcggggcgggcgcggccgcggcGGCTACGGCGGCCAGGGCGCCTGGGGCAACGGCGGCTACGGCGGCTATGGCTACGGACAGGGCGGCTACGGCGGCGGATACGACGGATACGGCTACGGTGGCTACGGATACGACAGCTACGGGGGCTACGGCGGTTACGATTACTCCGGATATCCCAATTACG GTGACGTTACAGCCGGGTACCAAGGCGGCaagcagcgcggcggcggcggcggcggtcgcGCCAACCAGAGGCACCAGCCCTATTAA
- the LOC113493348 gene encoding RNA-binding protein squid isoform X1: MANNDNFAQDVTDNQLNGNAENGGGDTQEHNSAEAPGRDDDRKLFVGGLSWETTDKELREHFSAYGEIESINVKTDPNTGRSRGFAFIVFKAPDSIDKVMAAGEHTINNKKVDPKKAKARHGKIFVGGLSSEISDDEIKNFFSNFGTIIEVEMPFDKTKNQRKGFCFITFESEQVVNELLKTPKQTIGGKEVDVKRATPKPEGPGGMGGRGGRGGRGLRGGRGRGGYGGQGAWGNGGYGGYGYGQGGYGGGYDGYGYGGYGYDSYGGYGGYDYSGYPNYDYGGYGAYEGGYGARAAPRGKGDVTAGYQGGKQRGGGGGGRANQRHQPY; the protein is encoded by the exons ATGGCCAATAACGACAACTTTGCACAAGACGTTACTGATAATCAGCTAAATGGAAATGCAGAGAATGGTGGCGGCGATACGCAAGAACATAACAGTGCCGAAGCCCCTGGACGCGATGATGACAG AAAACTTTTTGTTGGAGGCCTGAGCTGGGAGACAACAGAta AGGAATTAAGAGAACACTTCAGTGCTTATGGTGAGATTGAAAGCATCAATGTGAAGACTGATCCAAACACGGGTCGCTCCCGAGGATTTGCCTTCATAGTATTCAAGGCACCTGACTCCATTGACAAAGTTATGGCTGCGGGAGAACACACAATTAACAACAAGAAAGTGGACCCCAAAAAAGCTAAGGCACGACATGGCAAAATATTTGTTGGTGGGCTCagcagtgaaatatcagatgaTGAAATCAAGAATTTCTTCAGTAATTTTGGAACT ATCATCGAAGTCGAAATGCCTTTTGACAAGACAAAGAACCAAAGGAAGGGATTCTGTTTCATTACATTCGAATCTGAGCAGGTCGTCAATGAACTGCTGAAGACCCCTAAGCAGACCATCGGAGGGAAAGAG GTGGACGTGAAGCGCGCGACGCCGAAGCCGGAGGGGCCCGGCGGCATgggggggcgcggcgggcgcggcggccgcggcctgcggggcgggcgcggccgcggcGGCTACGGCGGCCAGGGCGCCTGGGGCAACGGCGGCTACGGCGGCTATGGCTACGGACAGGGCGGCTACGGCGGCGGATACGACGGATACGGCTACGGTGGCTACGGATACGACAGCTACGGGGGCTACGGCGGTTACGATTACTCCGGATATCCCAATTACG ACTACGGCGGCTACGGCGCGTACGAGGGCGGGTACGGCGCGCGCGCTGCTCCGCGCGGCAAAG GTGACGTTACAGCCGGGTACCAAGGCGGCaagcagcgcggcggcggcggcggcggtcgcGCCAACCAGAGGCACCAGCCCTATTAA